The proteins below are encoded in one region of Anaerosporomusa subterranea:
- a CDS encoding MlaE family ABC transporter permease, which produces MTALLEGIGRAVLRIAEAAGEVTLLFGQTILLLKKMKSRHVLQQMAHLGVNSLPIVLLTMLFTGMVMTVQIAHEFIKYGVQSSVGGVMAVGMGRELAPVLTGVVVAGRVGAAITAEIGSMKVTEQIDALRVMATNPIAYLVAPRLVACVFMLPVLVIFGDVIGTLGGYLMATLYAGIGSFSYINSIKVFAVVNDVTGGLVKSMFFGAIIAIIGCYKGLTTEQGAEGVGRATTSSVVTSIILIFISNYFLSLLLY; this is translated from the coding sequence ATGACCGCACTGTTGGAAGGGATTGGTCGGGCTGTCTTGCGCATAGCGGAAGCTGCGGGCGAAGTCACGCTATTGTTTGGCCAAACAATCCTTCTCCTGAAAAAGATGAAGTCCCGGCATGTCCTGCAACAGATGGCGCATCTTGGCGTCAATTCCCTGCCCATTGTCTTGCTGACAATGTTGTTTACTGGCATGGTCATGACAGTACAGATCGCCCATGAATTTATCAAATACGGCGTCCAATCCTCAGTCGGCGGCGTTATGGCTGTTGGCATGGGCCGTGAGCTGGCGCCTGTTTTAACCGGAGTTGTCGTGGCCGGACGAGTCGGGGCAGCGATCACCGCTGAAATCGGTTCGATGAAAGTCACTGAGCAAATTGATGCCCTGAGGGTGATGGCCACCAATCCGATTGCCTATCTGGTTGCGCCACGTTTGGTTGCCTGTGTGTTTATGCTGCCGGTTCTCGTTATTTTCGGCGACGTCATCGGCACTCTGGGGGGCTATTTGATGGCTACACTTTACGCAGGCATCGGCTCCTTTTCTTATATCAATTCCATCAAAGTGTTTGCTGTTGTTAATGACGTTACCGGCGGTCTGGTTAAATCAATGTTTTTCGGCGCAATTATCGCTATTATTGGCTGCTATAAAGGGTTGACCACTGAGCAAGGAGCTGAAGGCGTCGGCAGGGCGACAACAAGCTCTGTTGTGACTTCAATTATCTTGATTTTTATCAGCAATTATTTTTTATCCTTACTTTTATATTAA
- a CDS encoding ABC transporter ATP-binding protein has product MIKLVNVNMSYRGKRVLEDINLEVAKGEILVVIGPSGSGKSTLLRLIIGLLKPTSGEIWVNGQEISPMNENELNQMRRHMGMVFQYSALFDSMSVGENVAFGLRQHTDMPEEDIQKVVRSRLRMVGLSGHETDMPNELSGGMKKRVSLARAIAINPEIVLYDEPTAGLDPIISTTIDRLIASTRRRLGVTSIVVTHHMSSAFNLADRMIMINDGRIIEQGGIDDIRRSENRLVQKFIQGWTPDYKTERRFRP; this is encoded by the coding sequence ATGATAAAGCTAGTCAATGTAAACATGTCATATCGCGGCAAACGCGTCTTAGAAGACATAAACCTTGAGGTCGCCAAAGGGGAGATACTAGTCGTTATTGGGCCAAGCGGCTCCGGTAAGAGCACTCTTTTGCGACTGATTATTGGCCTATTGAAGCCTACTTCAGGCGAAATCTGGGTTAACGGCCAGGAAATATCGCCGATGAATGAAAATGAGTTAAATCAAATGCGACGCCATATGGGAATGGTCTTTCAGTACTCGGCCTTGTTTGATTCAATGAGTGTGGGCGAAAATGTGGCGTTTGGCCTGCGCCAGCATACCGACATGCCGGAAGAAGACATTCAAAAAGTAGTTCGCAGTAGACTGCGCATGGTTGGCCTGTCCGGACACGAAACTGACATGCCTAATGAATTGTCCGGCGGCATGAAAAAACGCGTCAGCTTGGCCCGGGCCATCGCCATCAATCCCGAAATTGTTCTCTATGATGAACCGACGGCCGGACTTGATCCGATCATCTCAACCACGATTGACAGACTCATCGCCAGTACTCGCCGCCGACTCGGCGTGACTTCGATTGTCGTCACCCATCATATGTCAAGCGCGTTCAATCTTGCTGACCGCATGATCATGATAAACGACGGCCGAATTATCGAACAAGGCGGCATTGATGACATTAGACGATCAGAGAATCGCCTGGTGCAGAAATTTATTCAGGGCTGGACACCTGATTACAAAACCGAAAGGAGATTCCGACCATGA
- a CDS encoding MlaD family protein, translated as MSLSTEAKVGAITLIAFILLAGMIVMIGGMNYGEHGYPVRVTFTQVAGLKAGNVVRYAGVEVGKVEAMTIAPDGIEVLAKITSGAKIPKGSTFRIGSDGLLGEKFIEITPPVKPEGDLAPNSLVRGEDPAGLDQLVATADKVLKKADEMIQSMNEVIGDEKVKAALRESALNISSLTANLDALSASLVRMAASGEQDIVKTVHNLRLMSENLKNTSGRIDKLVADVDNDGRTATELRETLTNVKNASARVERMAAALEGVATDPETTRSIRETLKNARDASEKANKMLTKIDQIKTEGSVEILYSENDGDGRYQTNANLKLRTSPRNFALIGVRDIGETDKLNLQLGQDKDSWTTRFGVIDNRAGVGLDKRLGEKLALSVDFYDPNDGKVRLGGQYLLGQNFYLVGQTDNINRHSERISFFGIKRSF; from the coding sequence ATGAGCCTCAGCACGGAAGCAAAAGTGGGCGCTATAACATTAATTGCATTTATTCTTTTAGCTGGGATGATTGTCATGATCGGTGGCATGAACTATGGCGAGCACGGTTATCCGGTGCGGGTAACCTTCACTCAAGTTGCAGGCCTAAAAGCCGGCAACGTGGTTCGTTATGCTGGCGTGGAAGTCGGCAAAGTGGAGGCAATGACAATCGCACCAGATGGGATCGAAGTACTGGCCAAAATCACCTCAGGCGCAAAGATCCCGAAAGGTTCTACCTTCCGCATTGGCTCAGACGGCTTGCTGGGTGAGAAATTCATCGAGATTACACCGCCGGTCAAACCGGAAGGCGACCTAGCGCCAAATTCTTTGGTGCGCGGCGAGGACCCTGCCGGGTTGGATCAGTTGGTCGCCACAGCCGACAAAGTGCTGAAAAAAGCCGATGAAATGATACAATCGATGAATGAAGTGATCGGTGACGAGAAAGTAAAAGCCGCTTTGCGTGAATCTGCTCTTAACATCAGCAGCCTGACCGCGAATCTGGACGCGCTCAGCGCCAGTCTGGTCCGGATGGCGGCAAGCGGCGAACAGGATATCGTAAAGACTGTCCACAACTTGCGACTGATGTCAGAAAATCTGAAGAATACTTCTGGCCGTATTGACAAACTAGTGGCTGATGTCGACAATGATGGCCGTACTGCCACTGAACTGAGAGAAACCCTGACCAATGTCAAAAACGCCTCCGCCCGGGTCGAGAGAATGGCTGCCGCCCTCGAAGGAGTCGCCACCGACCCTGAAACAACCCGCAGTATCCGCGAAACGCTAAAGAATGCCCGTGACGCCAGCGAAAAAGCCAACAAAATGTTGACGAAAATCGATCAGATAAAAACAGAAGGTTCAGTAGAAATCCTTTACAGTGAAAACGATGGTGATGGTAGATACCAGACCAATGCCAATTTAAAGCTGCGGACATCACCGCGAAACTTTGCGCTGATTGGCGTGCGCGATATCGGCGAAACGGATAAACTCAATTTACAACTAGGACAGGATAAGGATTCATGGACAACCCGTTTTGGTGTCATTGACAACCGTGCCGGTGTCGGTCTTGATAAACGATTGGGGGAAAAACTGGCTCTTTCGGTCGATTTCTATGATCCTAACGATGGTAAGGTTCGCCTCGGCGGACAATACTTGCTAGGTCAAAACTTCTACCTAGTCGGCCAGACCGACAACATTAACCGTCATTCCGAGCGTATCAGCTTCTTTGGAATTAAACGATCGTTTTAA
- a CDS encoding TolC family protein, with protein MAQNTLWSRRLASALVGGCLLLNTAFAATAPYELTLDESIRLALANNPAIKVAEADKEKAAWTVKEAQAGKAPTLSLGHTSSRSHSDLKDSTGNNFENGISLSLPLYTGGKVESAIEQAKLGNDSAALGLENTKQQIRLDATSAYYNVLQASNMVKLNQESVDRLNAHVKNVQAQYQVGTVAKTDVLRSEVEVADAEQNLIKAENSYELSIANLNNVVGMPLETQINVKDQLKYEQVSLTLEQAIKQAMVNRPNLAQAELSVAVAEEGVNGAKSGYRPTIGLSASEGWSDTKFPGTDNNTWSVGVKASWNIFDSGLTNSQVRQSQASLEKARQQQQQAKDAAQLEVRQAFLNLKEAEKRIATSQVAVNKAEEDYKIAQVRYTSGVGTNLDVIDSQVALTQAKTNYIQSLYDYNTSRAKLEKAIGAKVQ; from the coding sequence ATGGCGCAAAATACCCTTTGGAGCAGACGGCTGGCGTCCGCTCTAGTCGGCGGCTGTCTATTGCTAAACACAGCCTTTGCCGCAACTGCACCCTATGAACTGACGCTCGACGAAAGCATCCGTTTGGCACTGGCCAATAACCCGGCCATCAAAGTTGCCGAAGCGGACAAAGAAAAAGCTGCCTGGACGGTCAAAGAAGCCCAAGCAGGCAAAGCCCCGACGCTAAGTTTAGGACACACCTCGTCACGTTCTCACTCGGATCTGAAAGACTCAACTGGCAACAATTTTGAGAATGGGATCTCCTTGTCGCTGCCGCTCTACACTGGCGGTAAAGTCGAAAGCGCGATTGAGCAAGCCAAACTAGGCAATGACTCTGCCGCCCTTGGCCTCGAGAATACGAAACAACAGATTCGCCTCGACGCTACCAGCGCCTATTACAATGTGCTGCAGGCATCTAACATGGTGAAACTTAACCAGGAATCCGTCGACCGCCTCAACGCTCACGTAAAGAACGTTCAGGCCCAATATCAAGTCGGCACAGTTGCCAAAACTGATGTCTTGCGTTCTGAAGTAGAGGTCGCCGACGCAGAGCAAAACTTGATTAAAGCGGAAAATAGCTATGAACTGTCAATCGCCAATCTCAACAATGTGGTAGGAATGCCGCTTGAAACGCAAATTAATGTTAAAGACCAACTCAAATATGAACAAGTGTCACTGACACTCGAGCAAGCCATAAAACAGGCGATGGTCAATCGCCCTAACTTAGCGCAAGCCGAGCTTAGTGTCGCTGTTGCTGAGGAAGGCGTTAATGGTGCTAAGTCAGGCTACCGGCCGACAATTGGTCTCAGCGCCTCAGAAGGCTGGTCTGATACCAAATTTCCGGGTACAGACAATAACACCTGGTCGGTGGGTGTTAAAGCCAGCTGGAATATTTTTGACTCAGGTCTGACCAACAGCCAAGTGAGACAATCTCAGGCCAGCTTGGAAAAAGCCCGCCAACAGCAGCAACAAGCCAAAGACGCTGCCCAGCTAGAGGTCCGGCAGGCATTCCTCAATCTGAAGGAAGCTGAAAAGCGTATTGCCACTAGTCAAGTTGCTGTTAACAAAGCAGAAGAAGACTACAAAATCGCTCAAGTTCGCTACACCAGCGGTGTTGGCACTAACCTTGACGTCATTGACTCCCAAGTCGCTCTGACCCAAGCCAAGACAAACTATATCCAGTCTCTGTACGATTACAATACTAGCCGAGCCAAACTGGAAAAAGCCATCGGCGCTAAAGTACAATAA
- a CDS encoding translocation/assembly module TamB domain-containing protein: MRKAFIVVLLVILATSIALVATWQTKSESVMAGARGMLEQEVTKALGGSVSVDAIEIQGISSVAITGISLLDKQGAVMATADSLNVTFNPILLLTGLNPVDAIHGVTIESPRLYLRQRADMGWNLADLAKDPESGGQQFGGLVRVNRGWLSVETQKQGNYQADNLNGTLDFAVKPSIQLDLKGNHNGAWFVVEGSVNGKSRDALTVSIDSLALPDYQAILPTNSVKITAGQAKNVSITLIREKEDISYSGEAFIQDLAGQADDIPVEKASGLVSFDHNTVHVYNADMHLWGQPLRLSGDITYRADQPVFDLNLAAEAFDAGALPVANGLSGLAAFDVHVKGTQSDFKAQGGLSIAAGRYQNYQFANAETQFVYSGGLLQLIGAKASLYDGQIAADGVIDLATMTSDLRLSGRQLDGALLASAAGLADTGARVDFDMLLRGRFALGAADATGTVTLGEGKMAGVPFKGGYGGFHLQQGILTADYLNAVVDSGMVSAKGSYDIKQDLIAVDVDSHNLPLQALTQTLPAALHASGSLQLTAKLTGKLADPQLVLALTAEHGAILSQPFERLTGAAEVSREKVILRNFQAVNGLTTHTIEGSIQLTGKKDLSLAIATRHARMENLLKPLSLSEVVTGNVEHDLSITGTLDNPSADGILALTEGSWRGYLLNSVKGAYRFRDGVVEIQDAVINSLDNQVIINGTVTTTGKLALSLNGSDVDLARLPVPYPYPVNGKAELAISLTGTLSNPQLTGQAIIPRLTANGQIFERVDASLNLNGSLLDFPSATFAQGQSSFSLTGGINLASEEIYGSLRVEKAQASAIAALAKLDDKVLQGEFSGYFTWNGTLANPNATFGGTVAKGVVKGYTVGDIELEASLTNHVIELEKLMVKQSDGLMAAKGKIDLRGDINIEAGARDIDAAFFAKLFDASIETKGKLSFTAQISGKTANPHTAVSLEIANGSIDNAGFDNLYGLFILDQGKIQVNQLLLSKGEYKASAYGVIPLAALNKESRKKASAADEMDLTFRLDHANLSILPILSNAISTASGDTKGEVKVTGSLFQPNLNGQITVKDGTIKFIGIEEPIQKVTVDIQLKDDTIQLRTFEGAVGAGKYQLTGSAVVRDMALHDYDMSLMLDKVSLTHKYFKGPVNGMLTLSEKANMPHFAGKLLLANTTVNVPVVPLTSSANTTFDMGMDVELVVGEKVRLYNPVLYDVWVEGKVHFNGSLQQPDVSGKIESLRGTLNYLRTQFKINEATVAFTQFRSFEPVINLRASTRLEQTDVDLAVNGPVTAMDLKLTSDPQMSQQEILSLLTLREKFSERQASGKRDTSLGRDELVSMLDAGLQLQFFAEVEDMFRTSLGVDEFRVFRGSSSNPLFTSDQTITDQDQYKIEIGKYFTDRLLLRYTTGVNSSERSYGARYDITKSMSLTADVDEFKELQVGIGMRFRF, encoded by the coding sequence ATGCGAAAGGCCTTCATTGTTGTTCTGCTGGTCATCTTGGCAACTTCCATCGCACTGGTTGCCACCTGGCAGACAAAAAGCGAATCCGTGATGGCCGGTGCCCGCGGCATGCTTGAGCAAGAAGTGACAAAAGCTCTCGGCGGTTCGGTATCAGTCGATGCAATTGAAATACAGGGCATTAGCAGTGTTGCTATTACCGGCATCAGTCTGCTCGATAAGCAAGGAGCGGTGATGGCCACCGCCGACAGCCTGAATGTTACCTTCAACCCGATATTGCTGTTGACTGGTTTAAATCCAGTTGATGCAATACATGGCGTAACCATAGAATCACCGCGCCTATATCTGCGCCAGCGCGCCGATATGGGCTGGAATCTAGCAGACTTGGCCAAAGATCCGGAGTCCGGCGGACAGCAGTTCGGCGGGCTAGTACGCGTTAATCGCGGCTGGCTGTCTGTCGAGACCCAGAAACAGGGCAATTATCAGGCTGATAACCTAAATGGGACGCTGGACTTTGCTGTAAAGCCATCGATTCAGCTAGACCTAAAAGGCAATCATAATGGCGCTTGGTTCGTAGTTGAAGGCTCAGTTAACGGTAAAAGCCGTGACGCGTTGACAGTCAGTATTGACAGCTTGGCATTGCCAGATTATCAGGCTATATTGCCAACTAATTCAGTGAAAATTACGGCTGGACAAGCTAAAAATGTCTCAATAACCTTGATCCGGGAAAAGGAAGACATTAGCTATTCCGGTGAAGCCTTTATCCAAGACCTAGCTGGTCAAGCTGACGATATTCCGGTGGAAAAGGCTTCTGGACTTGTTAGTTTTGATCACAACACAGTACATGTGTATAATGCCGATATGCATCTCTGGGGACAGCCACTTCGGTTAAGCGGTGATATTACCTATCGTGCCGATCAACCTGTATTTGACCTGAATTTGGCGGCTGAAGCGTTTGATGCTGGCGCTTTGCCAGTGGCGAACGGCCTAAGCGGATTGGCCGCCTTTGATGTCCATGTTAAGGGAACACAGTCTGATTTCAAAGCTCAAGGTGGACTCTCGATAGCGGCGGGCAGATACCAAAACTACCAGTTTGCCAATGCCGAAACACAGTTTGTTTACAGCGGCGGCCTGCTGCAGCTGATTGGCGCTAAAGCCAGCCTATATGATGGCCAGATAGCTGCCGATGGCGTAATTGATCTTGCCACAATGACCTCCGACTTACGTCTCTCCGGCCGACAGTTGGATGGCGCTTTACTGGCGTCAGCAGCCGGTCTGGCTGATACTGGTGCGAGAGTCGACTTTGATATGCTGCTGCGTGGGAGATTTGCCCTAGGTGCTGCTGATGCTACCGGAACCGTGACGTTGGGTGAAGGAAAAATGGCAGGCGTTCCATTCAAAGGCGGCTATGGCGGTTTTCACCTTCAACAGGGAATTTTGACTGCAGATTATCTTAATGCTGTGGTCGATTCTGGCATGGTCAGCGCGAAAGGCAGCTATGACATAAAGCAAGACTTGATCGCCGTTGACGTTGATAGCCACAATTTACCGCTACAGGCGCTCACACAAACTTTGCCCGCCGCCTTGCACGCCTCAGGCTCACTGCAGCTTACCGCCAAGCTTACCGGCAAGCTTGCTGATCCTCAGCTAGTACTGGCGCTAACTGCGGAGCATGGCGCTATATTGTCACAACCATTTGAACGTCTGACCGGAGCGGCCGAGGTCAGCCGCGAAAAAGTCATTCTGCGCAATTTCCAGGCCGTTAATGGTCTGACCACGCATACGATAGAAGGAAGTATCCAACTTACTGGCAAAAAAGACCTAAGTTTGGCAATCGCTACCCGTCATGCTAGGATGGAAAACTTGTTAAAACCTCTGTCGCTTAGCGAAGTGGTTACAGGCAATGTCGAGCACGATCTCTCAATTACTGGCACACTCGATAACCCGTCGGCTGATGGCATACTAGCTTTGACTGAGGGCAGTTGGCGGGGCTATCTGCTCAATAGTGTTAAGGGCGCCTACCGCTTCCGCGACGGAGTAGTTGAGATTCAAGATGCTGTTATCAACTCGTTGGATAACCAAGTTATTATCAATGGCACAGTCACAACAACAGGCAAACTAGCGCTTTCGCTAAATGGTAGTGACGTCGACTTGGCCCGGTTGCCTGTTCCTTACCCATACCCTGTCAACGGTAAAGCCGAGTTAGCGATAAGCCTAACCGGTACACTTTCCAATCCGCAATTGACTGGCCAGGCGATCATTCCCAGACTCACGGCTAATGGTCAAATATTTGAGCGAGTCGATGCCTCGCTTAACCTGAATGGCTCTTTGCTTGATTTCCCCAGCGCTACCTTTGCCCAGGGCCAGTCTTCCTTTAGCTTGACCGGCGGTATCAATCTGGCGTCAGAAGAAATCTATGGCTCGTTACGGGTAGAAAAAGCCCAAGCCTCCGCAATCGCTGCTCTAGCTAAATTAGACGATAAGGTGCTGCAAGGGGAATTCAGTGGTTATTTCACTTGGAATGGTACCCTGGCTAACCCGAACGCCACATTTGGCGGCACGGTTGCAAAAGGCGTAGTTAAAGGCTATACCGTCGGCGACATTGAGCTTGAAGCGTCGTTGACCAATCACGTAATTGAACTCGAAAAATTAATGGTCAAACAGAGCGATGGCCTGATGGCAGCCAAAGGCAAGATTGATCTGCGCGGAGACATCAATATTGAGGCTGGCGCACGTGACATCGATGCCGCCTTCTTTGCCAAATTATTTGATGCCAGCATCGAAACCAAAGGTAAACTAAGCTTTACCGCTCAGATTTCCGGCAAAACAGCCAATCCCCACACCGCAGTTTCCTTGGAAATCGCTAATGGCAGTATCGATAACGCCGGCTTTGATAATTTGTACGGCCTATTTATTCTCGATCAAGGAAAAATCCAGGTTAATCAATTGCTGCTGTCTAAAGGGGAATATAAAGCCAGCGCTTATGGCGTCATTCCACTGGCAGCGCTGAATAAAGAAAGCCGCAAAAAGGCTTCTGCTGCTGATGAGATGGACCTGACCTTCCGTCTAGATCATGCCAATTTAAGCATACTACCCATCTTAAGTAATGCCATATCGACTGCTTCTGGTGACACCAAGGGCGAAGTCAAAGTAACAGGCAGTCTATTCCAACCGAATTTAAATGGGCAAATCACGGTGAAAGATGGCACCATCAAGTTTATTGGCATTGAAGAACCTATCCAGAAAGTAACGGTTGATATTCAGCTTAAAGATGATACAATACAGTTACGTACCTTTGAGGGCGCCGTAGGGGCTGGCAAGTACCAGCTTACCGGATCGGCTGTTGTTCGTGACATGGCTTTGCATGACTATGACATGTCACTGATGCTTGATAAAGTATCACTAACACATAAGTACTTCAAAGGCCCAGTCAACGGGATGTTGACCTTAAGCGAAAAAGCAAACATGCCACATTTTGCCGGCAAACTGCTTCTTGCCAACACCACTGTCAATGTGCCGGTCGTGCCGCTGACGTCATCAGCAAATACGACGTTTGACATGGGGATGGATGTAGAGTTGGTGGTTGGTGAGAAAGTGCGTCTATACAACCCTGTGCTTTACGATGTTTGGGTCGAGGGCAAGGTTCATTTTAATGGTAGTCTGCAACAACCGGATGTATCAGGGAAGATTGAGTCCCTGCGCGGCACTCTTAATTATTTGCGGACCCAGTTCAAGATCAATGAGGCGACTGTCGCGTTTACCCAGTTTCGTTCCTTTGAGCCGGTCATCAACCTCAGGGCTTCGACCCGGCTTGAACAGACAGATGTGGACTTGGCGGTAAACGGCCCAGTCACAGCCATGGATCTCAAGTTGACCTCAGATCCGCAAATGAGCCAGCAAGAGATACTTTCTTTGCTGACCTTGCGCGAGAAATTTAGTGAACGACAAGCCTCTGGCAAACGCGATACCAGCCTTGGCCGCGATGAATTGGTCAGCATGCTGGACGCCGGACTGCAACTGCAGTTCTTTGCCGAGGTAGAAGACATGTTCCGTACCAGTTTGGGCGTTGACGAGTTCCGTGTCTTTCGAGGGTCGTCGTCTAACCCGCTATTCACGAGTGACCAGACTATAACTGATCAAGATCAATACAAGATTGAAATCGGCAAATATTTTACCGACCGCCTGTTACTTCGTTATACGACCGGCGTCAACTCCAGTGAGAGAAGTTATGGTGCACGCTATGACATAACTAAAAGCATGAGCTTGACCGCAGATGTTGATGAATTTAAAGAGCTTCAAGTAGGCATTGGTATGAGATTTCGATTCTAA
- a CDS encoding sigma-70 family RNA polymerase sigma factor, translated as MSLNKYLAELKQVRMLEPEEERELWRLYKKNGDHDSRRTLIEHYQPLVFKTAARWRGNESAIMDIIQEGTIGLIEAVENFDPDRNVAFSLYAVHRIRGRILNYAEREGELRCLSIDSPLNDEESVTLENRFLDGDQTVAAQAENNFLVSQVKTAMERLPANERLVLNGVYLAEQEPKELAETMNLSLSHIYRLQKQGVRRVRGMLSKLMQHW; from the coding sequence ATGTCGCTGAATAAATACTTAGCTGAACTGAAACAAGTACGCATGCTTGAACCTGAAGAAGAACGAGAATTGTGGCGTTTATATAAGAAAAACGGCGATCATGACAGCCGCCGTACATTGATTGAGCATTATCAGCCGTTAGTGTTTAAAACAGCTGCGCGCTGGCGTGGCAATGAGTCGGCGATCATGGATATTATCCAGGAGGGCACTATCGGTCTAATTGAAGCGGTGGAGAACTTTGACCCTGACCGAAATGTGGCCTTTAGTCTGTACGCTGTGCACCGTATCCGGGGCCGGATACTTAACTATGCCGAACGGGAAGGCGAATTGCGCTGTTTATCCATTGATAGCCCGCTTAATGACGAAGAATCTGTCACTCTTGAAAATCGTTTTTTGGACGGAGACCAAACAGTAGCTGCCCAGGCAGAAAATAATTTTTTGGTCAGTCAGGTGAAGACAGCCATGGAGCGTCTGCCTGCCAATGAACGGTTAGTCCTGAACGGAGTCTATCTCGCGGAGCAAGAACCTAAAGAATTGGCTGAAACGATGAACCTAAGCCTGTCTCATATCTATCGTCTGCAAAAACAGGGTGTGAGGCGAGTTAGAGGTATGCTCTCAAAGCTGATGCAACACTGGTAG